One stretch of Pigmentiphaga aceris DNA includes these proteins:
- the ribH gene encoding 6,7-dimethyl-8-ribityllumazine synthase, with translation MNPYTLTPDLDGEGLHICIVRARFNEEIGVAELESCLTELGALGVDERDIMVITVPGALEMGITLQRLAETGEFDALIALGAVVRGETYHFEVVSNESASAITRVAMETGIPIANGILTVDTDEQAMARTADKGRDCARAAVELANLLSALEPESDEDDEEEEDE, from the coding sequence ATGAATCCCTACACCCTGACTCCCGACCTCGACGGCGAAGGCCTGCACATCTGCATCGTGCGCGCGCGTTTCAATGAAGAAATCGGCGTGGCCGAACTCGAATCCTGCCTGACCGAACTGGGTGCACTCGGCGTCGACGAACGCGACATCATGGTCATCACCGTGCCTGGCGCGCTGGAAATGGGCATCACCCTGCAACGTCTGGCCGAAACCGGCGAGTTCGATGCACTGATCGCACTGGGCGCAGTCGTGCGCGGCGAAACCTACCACTTCGAAGTGGTCAGCAACGAAAGCGCATCTGCCATCACCCGTGTGGCCATGGAAACCGGTATTCCGATCGCCAACGGCATTCTGACCGTCGACACCGACGAACAAGCCATGGCACGCACGGCAGACAAGGGCCGTGATTGCGCCCGTGCTGCGGTCGAGCTGGCCAATCTGTTGTCCGCACTCGAACCCGAGTCCGACGAAGACGACGAGGAAGAAGAGGATGAGTGA
- the nusB gene encoding transcription antitermination factor NusB has protein sequence MSDTNNPGTTPASVPASGGARQNARSARRRAREVALQGLYEWLVKGGNGLEDLGDVDAHMRDADGFSEADFEHYNSLLSGSVRDAAALRERFAPFVDRPIAELSPVEHGILLLATYELLHHVDIPYKVVINEAVELAKSFGGTDGFKFVNGVLDKLAIDVRGAEVQARR, from the coding sequence ATGAGTGATACCAACAACCCGGGTACCACCCCGGCCAGCGTCCCGGCCTCGGGCGGTGCGCGCCAGAACGCGCGCAGTGCGCGTCGGCGTGCGCGTGAAGTTGCGCTGCAAGGCCTGTACGAATGGCTGGTCAAAGGCGGCAACGGCCTGGAAGACCTGGGCGACGTCGATGCACATATGCGCGATGCCGACGGTTTCTCGGAAGCCGACTTCGAGCACTACAACTCGCTCCTGAGCGGCTCGGTGCGTGATGCCGCCGCCCTGCGTGAACGTTTCGCACCGTTTGTCGATCGTCCGATCGCCGAACTGTCGCCGGTCGAACACGGCATCTTGCTGCTGGCTACCTACGAACTGCTGCACCACGTCGACATTCCCTACAAGGTGGTGATCAACGAGGCAGTGGAACTGGCCAAGTCCTTTGGCGGTACCGACGGCTTCAAGTTCGTCAACGGCGTGCTCGACAAGCTGGCGATCGATGTGCGCGGTGCCGAGGTTCAGGCCCGTCGCTGA
- the thiL gene encoding thiamine-phosphate kinase — MADSEFALIRRYFARPAPDGVLGVGDDCALLPPTAGHLAISTDLLIEGIHFFPDVDPVALGHKALAVNLSDLAAMGATPRAFVLALALPKVDHVWLEGFSRGLLALADAHGCALIGGDTTRNPQGIAIDVTIFGEVPAQLALRRDGAKVGDDIWVSGTLGDADVALRLLLADGSVSDPNGSVLAATRTALEWPQPQVALGLALRGVASAALDISDGLAQDLGHILRASGVGAELRVADLPLSPTLAALPSALARRSALTGGDVYQLCFCAPASARGELAAIAQRLALPLTRVGQIVAGSGLRVMDEHGQVLPPVAGGFDHFGSGQGGD; from the coding sequence ATGGCCGATAGCGAGTTCGCGCTGATCCGTCGCTATTTCGCCCGCCCGGCCCCCGATGGGGTGCTGGGCGTGGGTGACGACTGCGCCTTGCTGCCACCTACTGCCGGCCACCTGGCAATCAGCACCGACCTGCTGATCGAGGGCATTCATTTCTTCCCCGATGTCGACCCGGTGGCCTTGGGCCACAAGGCGCTCGCCGTCAATCTGTCCGACCTTGCCGCCATGGGGGCCACGCCCCGTGCCTTTGTGCTCGCCTTGGCGCTGCCGAAGGTCGATCACGTCTGGCTGGAAGGTTTTTCGCGTGGCCTGCTGGCCTTGGCCGATGCGCACGGCTGCGCGCTGATCGGCGGTGATACCACCCGCAATCCGCAAGGCATTGCCATCGACGTCACCATCTTCGGTGAGGTGCCCGCGCAGCTTGCCTTGCGTCGCGATGGCGCAAAGGTGGGCGACGACATCTGGGTATCGGGCACGCTGGGCGATGCCGATGTGGCGCTGCGCCTGCTGCTCGCCGATGGTTCCGTATCAGATCCGAATGGCAGCGTGCTGGCCGCGACCCGCACCGCCCTGGAATGGCCGCAGCCGCAGGTAGCGCTGGGCCTGGCCTTGCGTGGTGTTGCCAGCGCCGCCCTGGATATCTCGGACGGCTTGGCACAAGACCTGGGCCATATATTGCGTGCAAGCGGTGTGGGTGCCGAGCTTCGGGTGGCCGATCTGCCCCTGTCACCGACGCTGGCTGCGTTGCCCTCAGCACTGGCCCGCCGCAGCGCGCTGACCGGTGGGGATGTCTACCAGCTGTGCTTCTGCGCCCCCGCGTCGGCTCGTGGCGAGCTGGCGGCGATTGCGCAGCGGCTTGCGTTGCCGCTTACGCGCGTCGGGCAGATCGTGGCGGGCAGCGGTCTGCGGGTGATGGACGAGCATGGCCAGGTATTGCCGCCCGTGGCGGGCGGATTCGATCATTTCGGCAGCGGGCAGGGCGGCGACTGA
- a CDS encoding phosphatidylglycerophosphatase A family protein: MSQFPNPFPDKQASTDAVKPTWAWTRQKASRLIAFGFGSGLIRPAPGTWGTLAAWFIWNLLVPNGLSPWTVGIGLVLAFLLGIWACERAGADLGVPDHGGMVWDEMVAFWLVLWLIPDSLMAQAFGFLLFRIFDIAKPAPIRHFDRHLKGGLGVMWDDILAAGYVLLIFAAYTYIFD, from the coding sequence ATGAGCCAATTTCCCAATCCCTTTCCTGACAAGCAGGCGTCCACCGATGCGGTCAAGCCGACATGGGCATGGACCCGCCAGAAAGCGTCGCGCCTGATCGCGTTCGGCTTCGGCAGCGGACTGATTCGGCCCGCTCCCGGCACCTGGGGCACCTTGGCCGCGTGGTTCATATGGAACCTGCTGGTGCCAAATGGCCTGTCGCCCTGGACGGTTGGCATCGGCCTGGTGCTGGCCTTCCTGCTGGGCATCTGGGCCTGTGAGCGGGCGGGTGCCGATCTGGGCGTGCCAGATCACGGTGGCATGGTGTGGGATGAGATGGTGGCGTTCTGGCTGGTGCTGTGGCTGATCCCGGATTCACTCATGGCACAGGCATTCGGTTTCCTGCTGTTCCGCATCTTCGACATTGCCAAGCCCGCACCCATTCGCCATTTCGACCGCCACTTGAAAGGTGGCCTGGGTGTCATGTGGGACGACATTCTGGCTGCGGGCTACGTCTTGCTGATCTTTGCTGCCTACACCTACATCTTCGACTGA
- a CDS encoding CinA family protein, giving the protein MNPEMLALAQSLGADLLARRATLATAESCTGGLAAAAMTAIAGSSQWFDRGFVTYTNQAKIDDLGVDEATLVQYGAVSEPTAREMALGALLASGATHALATTGIAGPGGATSGKPVGMVCFGWAWREADAAHVRSATHYFDGDRTTIRDAAVCAALRGVFDDKPEE; this is encoded by the coding sequence ATGAACCCCGAAATGCTTGCGCTTGCACAGTCGCTGGGTGCCGACCTGCTGGCTCGGCGCGCTACGCTTGCCACCGCAGAGTCTTGCACCGGGGGCCTGGCGGCGGCGGCAATGACCGCCATTGCCGGCTCAAGCCAGTGGTTCGACCGTGGGTTCGTGACCTACACCAATCAGGCCAAGATAGACGACCTGGGCGTAGACGAAGCAACGCTTGTGCAATATGGCGCGGTCAGTGAGCCGACGGCACGCGAAATGGCGCTGGGGGCCTTGCTTGCCAGCGGGGCCACGCACGCGTTGGCCACGACCGGTATTGCCGGGCCTGGTGGTGCAACTTCTGGCAAACCGGTGGGCATGGTCTGCTTCGGCTGGGCCTGGCGCGAGGCAGACGCCGCGCACGTGCGCAGTGCCACGCATTATTTCGATGGCGATCGGACGACGATTCGAGATGCTGCGGTGTGCGCAGCGCTGCGCGGTGTGTTTGACGACAAGCCGGAAGAATAA
- a CDS encoding class II aldolase/adducin family protein, with amino-acid sequence MNVQSLSSRKAPMSDAEAQVRRDLAAAYRLVASYGMDDSIYTHISARVPGTEDQFLINPFGMLFRDITASSLVKIDLEGRIIEPSPYDVNPAGFTIHSAIHSTRHDAVCVAHTHTLAGVAVSSLEEGLQPCNQWALQFHNRVVYHEFEGIALDHSERERLIADLGPTSRAMILRNHGLLTVGRTVAEAFLLMLNLNRACEVQIAIQSTGKKIHMVPDAVCELTAQQYEGGDSNRLPGSADPDAREWAAMLRRLGPPDATTYLD; translated from the coding sequence ATGAACGTGCAATCGTTAAGCAGCCGCAAGGCTCCAATGTCGGACGCGGAAGCGCAGGTCCGTCGCGATTTGGCAGCCGCCTATCGGCTGGTGGCGTCTTACGGGATGGATGACAGCATCTATACACACATCTCGGCGCGTGTTCCCGGGACGGAAGACCAGTTCCTGATCAATCCCTTTGGCATGCTGTTTCGCGACATCACGGCATCTTCGCTGGTGAAGATCGATCTGGAAGGCCGGATCATCGAGCCCTCGCCCTACGACGTGAACCCTGCGGGTTTCACGATCCATAGCGCCATTCATTCCACCCGTCACGACGCGGTGTGCGTGGCCCACACCCACACGTTGGCCGGGGTGGCGGTGTCGTCGCTGGAAGAAGGTCTGCAGCCCTGCAACCAGTGGGCGCTGCAATTCCACAACCGCGTGGTCTATCACGAGTTCGAAGGCATTGCGCTGGATCACAGCGAGCGCGAGCGCCTGATCGCTGATCTGGGCCCAACCTCCCGCGCCATGATCCTGCGCAACCACGGCCTGCTGACCGTGGGCCGCACCGTAGCCGAAGCCTTCCTGCTGATGCTGAACCTGAATCGTGCCTGCGAAGTGCAGATTGCCATTCAGAGCACCGGCAAGAAAATCCACATGGTGCCGGACGCCGTGTGTGAGTTGACCGCACAGCAGTACGAAGGCGGTGACTCCAATCGCCTGCCTGGCAGCGCTGACCCCGATGCGCGTGAATGGGCCGCCATGTTGCGCCGTCTCGGCCCGCCGGACGCCACCACCTACCTCGATTGA
- a CDS encoding ABC transporter substrate-binding protein, which yields MKRRNFIQLSAAAAGISIAGVPMHLLAAGKKGGDLNVIVQPEPPGLMLGIVQNGPAQLVSGNIYEGLLRYDEKLNPSPLLAESWTKSDDSLTYTFKLKPNVTWHDGKPFTSADVVFSADVFLRKTHARLRASLAAIESITAPDASTVVFKLKHPFGPFMGLFETGTMPMVPKHIYENTDFLTNPANNTPIGTGPLKFKQWVKGSYIQLEANKAYHQPDVPMVDNVYFHVIPDAAARAAAFESGKVDVVPGGAVEFFDVERLGKLPGVSISTKGWEFFAPQSWLWLNNRKKPMDDVKFRQAVMYAIDREAMARVAWFGSAKVATGPFNSNIKFFSDKVKKYPRDIAKAKALLAESGYKKEPLRLLALPYGETWQRQAEMVRQNLSQVGINVQMVPTDVAGWNQRLNEWDYDMAFTYVYQYGDPALGVSRNYTSDNIAKGSPFNNVEGYSNPKVDALFAAGVKEPDPVKRGQIYLEVQQILLEEVPVAWLHEINFPTLYRTKVNNLISSGIGLNDSLGRAWIA from the coding sequence ATGAAACGCCGCAATTTCATTCAGTTGAGCGCCGCAGCAGCCGGCATTTCCATCGCAGGCGTGCCCATGCACCTGCTGGCTGCGGGGAAGAAGGGGGGCGACCTGAACGTCATCGTTCAGCCGGAACCGCCCGGTCTGATGCTGGGCATCGTGCAGAACGGACCTGCCCAACTGGTGTCCGGCAACATCTACGAAGGGCTGCTGCGCTACGACGAGAAGCTCAACCCGTCGCCGCTGCTGGCCGAGTCCTGGACCAAGAGCGACGATTCGCTCACCTACACCTTCAAGCTCAAGCCCAACGTCACCTGGCACGATGGCAAGCCCTTCACCTCGGCTGACGTGGTGTTCTCGGCCGATGTCTTCCTGCGCAAGACCCACGCCCGCCTGCGCGCCAGTCTGGCCGCCATCGAAAGCATTACCGCGCCCGACGCATCCACCGTGGTGTTCAAGCTCAAGCATCCGTTCGGTCCCTTCATGGGCCTGTTCGAAACCGGCACCATGCCGATGGTGCCCAAGCACATCTACGAAAATACCGACTTCCTGACCAACCCGGCCAACAACACGCCGATCGGCACCGGTCCGCTGAAGTTCAAGCAATGGGTCAAGGGTTCGTACATCCAGCTGGAAGCCAACAAGGCCTATCACCAGCCCGATGTACCAATGGTCGACAACGTGTACTTCCACGTGATCCCGGATGCCGCTGCGCGTGCTGCGGCGTTCGAGTCGGGCAAGGTCGATGTGGTGCCCGGTGGCGCAGTCGAATTCTTCGATGTCGAACGTCTGGGCAAGCTGCCGGGCGTATCGATCTCGACCAAGGGCTGGGAGTTCTTTGCGCCGCAGTCCTGGCTGTGGCTGAACAACCGCAAGAAGCCGATGGACGATGTGAAATTCCGTCAGGCCGTGATGTATGCAATCGACCGCGAAGCCATGGCGCGCGTGGCCTGGTTCGGTTCGGCCAAAGTGGCCACCGGCCCCTTCAACAGCAACATCAAATTCTTCAGCGACAAGGTGAAGAAGTATCCGCGTGACATTGCCAAGGCCAAGGCCCTGCTGGCGGAATCCGGCTACAAGAAAGAACCGCTGCGTCTGCTGGCCTTGCCTTACGGCGAGACCTGGCAGCGTCAGGCCGAAATGGTGCGCCAGAATCTGAGCCAGGTCGGCATCAACGTGCAGATGGTCCCGACGGATGTTGCCGGTTGGAACCAGCGCCTGAACGAGTGGGACTACGACATGGCCTTCACCTACGTGTATCAGTACGGTGATCCGGCTCTGGGCGTGTCGCGCAACTACACCAGCGACAACATTGCCAAGGGCTCGCCGTTCAACAACGTCGAGGGCTACAGCAACCCCAAGGTCGATGCCCTGTTTGCCGCCGGCGTGAAGGAACCGGACCCGGTCAAACGCGGCCAGATCTACCTGGAAGTACAGCAGATCTTGCTGGAAGAAGTGCCGGTCGCCTGGCTGCATGAAATCAACTTCCCGACCCTGTATCGCACCAAGGTCAACAACCTGATCAGTTCCGGCATTGGCTTGAACGACAGCCTGGGGCGTGCATGGATCGCCTGA
- a CDS encoding ABC transporter permease, protein MKRLQFMSIRVLQGIAALLVIATINFMLIRAAPGDPVSVMAGEAGASDPQFVAQLRAQFGLDQPLSTQLFNYLGHVVQLDLGFSYRQQQPVLDLILDRLPATLLLTGSAFALSILLGVVLGAYAARRAGTWIDSLTTVVALVFYATPLYWLALMAVLLFSIKLGWLPAFGYITVGSGMTGFALAMDIAAHLVLPAVTLALFYMAVYARMTRASMLEVAQMDFVKTARAKGVRPGRIQRAHILRNALLPVITLAGIQAGGMIGGAVLTETVFAWPGIGRLMFDALLQRDYNLLLGCFLVTAAMAVLFNLITDLAYTLVDPRIEL, encoded by the coding sequence ATGAAACGCCTCCAATTCATGTCCATCCGTGTGCTGCAGGGGATTGCAGCACTCCTGGTGATCGCCACGATCAACTTCATGTTGATCCGGGCCGCACCGGGCGATCCGGTGTCGGTGATGGCCGGCGAAGCGGGGGCGTCCGATCCCCAGTTCGTGGCACAGCTGCGCGCCCAGTTCGGTCTTGACCAGCCGCTGAGCACACAACTGTTCAACTACCTGGGACACGTGGTCCAGCTCGACCTGGGGTTCTCGTATCGCCAGCAGCAGCCGGTCCTGGATCTGATTCTGGATCGTCTGCCCGCCACCTTGCTGCTGACCGGCTCGGCGTTCGCCTTGTCGATTCTGCTGGGAGTGGTGCTGGGTGCCTACGCCGCACGCCGGGCGGGTACCTGGATCGACAGCCTCACCACGGTCGTGGCCTTGGTGTTCTACGCCACGCCGCTGTATTGGCTGGCGCTGATGGCGGTGCTGCTGTTCTCGATCAAGCTGGGGTGGCTGCCTGCCTTCGGCTACATCACCGTCGGTTCCGGCATGACGGGCTTTGCGCTGGCGATGGATATCGCCGCCCACCTGGTATTGCCGGCCGTGACCTTGGCGCTGTTCTACATGGCGGTCTACGCACGGATGACACGTGCATCCATGCTGGAAGTCGCGCAGATGGACTTCGTGAAAACGGCACGCGCCAAGGGTGTGCGGCCGGGGCGAATTCAGCGTGCGCACATTCTGCGCAATGCGCTGTTGCCGGTGATCACGCTTGCCGGTATCCAGGCTGGCGGCATGATCGGCGGCGCGGTGCTGACCGAGACCGTATTCGCGTGGCCAGGTATTGGCCGCCTGATGTTCGATGCCTTGCTGCAGCGTGATTACAACCTGCTGCTGGGCTGTTTCCTGGTGACGGCGGCCATGGCCGTGCTGTTCAACCTGATCACCGACTTGGCGTACACGCTGGTCGATCCGCGTATCGAACTATGA
- a CDS encoding ABC transporter permease, whose product MTIKNGFWRRFCRNKGAVIGLAVLVIATLVALIGPWLAPNDPWDMVERPFLSPMGGPGMLLGTDTLGRDILSGVIHGTRVSLLIGLVSTVVSLLIGVSLGAMSGYFGGWIDAALMRFTELFQAIPSFALAIVLVAVFEPSLGSIIAAISLVSWPPVARLVRGEFLTLRQRDFVAAALLAGQSTPRIILTQILPNAISPIIVMGSLMIASAILLESSLSFLGLGDPNAMSWGYMVGSARTVLLQAWWMAVFPGLAIVLTVLAFNLVGEGLNDGLNARADGRTK is encoded by the coding sequence ATGACGATAAAAAACGGATTCTGGCGGCGTTTCTGTCGCAACAAGGGCGCGGTGATCGGGCTTGCCGTGCTGGTGATCGCGACGCTGGTCGCATTGATCGGACCGTGGCTGGCCCCGAACGATCCGTGGGACATGGTTGAGCGTCCCTTCCTGTCACCGATGGGCGGGCCTGGCATGTTGTTGGGGACCGATACGCTGGGTCGCGACATCCTGTCTGGCGTGATTCACGGCACGCGGGTGTCGCTGCTGATCGGTCTGGTGTCCACAGTGGTGTCGCTGTTGATCGGCGTATCGCTCGGTGCCATGTCCGGCTACTTCGGTGGCTGGATAGATGCTGCGCTGATGCGCTTCACGGAACTGTTCCAGGCCATTCCCAGCTTCGCGTTGGCAATCGTGTTGGTGGCGGTTTTCGAGCCCAGCCTGGGTTCGATCATTGCGGCGATCTCGCTGGTGTCGTGGCCACCGGTGGCGCGCTTGGTACGCGGCGAATTTCTGACCTTGCGACAGCGTGACTTCGTGGCGGCGGCGCTGCTGGCCGGGCAATCGACACCACGCATCATCCTGACGCAGATTCTGCCCAACGCCATCTCGCCAATCATCGTGATGGGCTCGCTGATGATCGCCAGCGCCATCTTGCTGGAGTCCAGCCTGAGCTTCCTCGGCCTGGGGGACCCCAACGCCATGAGCTGGGGCTACATGGTGGGCTCGGCGCGCACGGTGTTGTTGCAAGCCTGGTGGATGGCCGTGTTCCCAGGGCTGGCGATTGTGCTGACGGTGCTGGCATTCAACCTGGTGGGCGAGGGCTTGAACGACGGCCTGAATGCACGTGCCGACGGGAGAACCAAATGA
- a CDS encoding ABC transporter ATP-binding protein, with translation MSDKDKAVDHHGPVLDIQGLSIRLPPGGDRELAVTNASMTLMPGQTLCVVGESGSGKSMIANAVMGLLPVPKVAPVAGRIMFDGQDLLTMNEEQMRTLRGRRIGMVFQEPMTALNPLMRIGDQLGEVIDAHGDVAADDKRKRIIAALTDVGLPDPELLIEAYPFRLSGGQRQRVMIACALLLEPRLLIADEPTTALDVTTQAQILLLIKELQQRRGTAVLFITHDFGVVSEIADHVVVMQMGVAVEFGPAAGVLQNPQHAYTRKLIAAIPGGVLRKPNPSPDSHFVLQVQDLCKTYRSGGTLFRRGREVQAARNVSFELRRGETLGVVGESGSGKTSVGRCLVGLAPFDSGRIVFNGRNLAQGEQFRRAAAGKIQMVFQDPYASLNPRHRIGSAIAAGPIAQGVSREIAMARTLELLSLVGLGADAADRFPHEFSGGQRQRIAIARALAMEPELLVADEPVSALDVSVQAQVLELFGDVRKRFGLAMVFITHDLRVAGEMCDYIAVMQRGTVVEYGPTHDVLTNPQNPYTRQLIDAVPRLDRQPDVALTA, from the coding sequence ATGAGCGACAAAGACAAGGCCGTCGACCATCACGGTCCCGTTCTGGATATCCAGGGCTTGAGCATCCGCCTGCCGCCCGGCGGTGACCGCGAGCTGGCTGTCACCAATGCATCGATGACCTTGATGCCCGGCCAGACCTTGTGTGTGGTGGGTGAATCGGGTTCGGGCAAATCGATGATCGCCAACGCCGTGATGGGCTTGCTGCCTGTACCCAAGGTGGCACCGGTGGCGGGCCGGATCATGTTCGACGGGCAGGATCTGCTGACTATGAACGAGGAGCAGATGCGCACGCTGCGCGGACGCCGCATCGGCATGGTGTTCCAGGAACCGATGACTGCGCTGAACCCGTTGATGCGCATTGGCGACCAGCTGGGGGAAGTGATTGATGCCCACGGCGACGTGGCGGCAGACGACAAGCGCAAACGCATCATCGCGGCACTGACGGACGTGGGCCTGCCCGACCCGGAATTGTTGATCGAGGCCTACCCGTTCCGCTTGTCGGGTGGCCAGCGTCAGCGGGTCATGATTGCGTGCGCCTTGCTGCTGGAACCGCGTCTGCTGATTGCTGATGAGCCAACCACTGCGCTGGACGTGACCACCCAAGCGCAGATTCTGTTGTTGATCAAGGAACTGCAGCAGCGTCGCGGCACCGCAGTGCTGTTCATCACCCACGACTTTGGGGTGGTGTCGGAAATTGCCGACCATGTGGTGGTGATGCAGATGGGCGTGGCGGTCGAGTTCGGCCCCGCTGCTGGAGTCCTGCAAAACCCCCAGCACGCATACACCCGCAAGCTGATCGCGGCGATTCCTGGTGGGGTGTTGCGCAAGCCGAATCCGTCACCCGATTCGCACTTCGTGTTGCAGGTGCAAGACCTGTGCAAGACCTATCGATCGGGCGGCACGCTGTTCCGTCGCGGCCGTGAAGTGCAGGCGGCGCGCAATGTCAGCTTCGAGCTGCGTCGTGGCGAAACGCTGGGGGTAGTTGGTGAGTCTGGGTCGGGCAAGACCAGTGTCGGTCGTTGCCTGGTGGGACTGGCACCGTTCGATAGCGGTCGCATCGTGTTCAACGGCCGCAATCTGGCGCAAGGCGAACAATTCCGTCGTGCCGCAGCCGGCAAGATTCAGATGGTGTTTCAGGACCCTTATGCGTCCTTGAATCCGCGTCATCGCATCGGGTCTGCAATTGCTGCCGGCCCGATTGCGCAAGGGGTATCGCGCGAGATTGCAATGGCGCGCACCCTGGAATTGCTGAGTCTGGTTGGTCTGGGGGCGGACGCGGCCGATCGTTTCCCGCACGAATTTTCGGGCGGCCAGCGACAGCGGATTGCGATTGCGCGTGCCTTGGCGATGGAACCCGAACTGCTGGTGGCTGACGAGCCGGTATCGGCATTGGACGTATCCGTGCAGGCGCAGGTGCTGGAACTGTTTGGCGACGTGCGCAAGCGCTTTGGCCTGGCGATGGTATTCATCACCCACGACCTGCGCGTGGCGGGCGAGATGTGCGACTACATCGCCGTCATGCAGCGAGGCACCGTGGTCGAATACGGGCCTACCCACGACGTGCTGACCAATCCGCAGAACCCATACACGCGTCAGTTGATCGATGCGGTTCCGCGTCTGGACCGCCAGCCCGATGTGGCGCTGACGGCTTGA
- a CDS encoding glyoxylate/hydroxypyruvate reductase A encodes MSTMNTTDATDTLDSSATKDTSVSPRKPCVAFLSAVLDMHYLVPAFKAACPGIDLRLGSDLGKLDEIDAALCWYPPAGVMSQMPNLRLVQSVGAGVDHILAVPDLPASASLCRIVDPDMARGMVAYVTWAVIHRHRHMDDYIESARSHSWVEQPVVAPRKHRVGIAGLGTLGMACARTLLGIGYSVCGWSRSAKSDLPEGLAAYAGNDTLGEFLGQCDTLICLLPLTDETRGFLNEKLFAQLPKGAHLINVGRGDHLVEADLLTALASGQVGAATLDALTQEPLPAEHPFWADPRILITPHIATRTSPDVIAAQMLNNLTVLDAGGRPRWQTDPATGY; translated from the coding sequence ATGAGCACCATGAACACTACCGACGCGACCGATACTCTTGACTCCAGCGCCACCAAGGACACCAGCGTTTCACCGCGCAAACCCTGCGTGGCATTCCTGAGTGCCGTGCTCGACATGCATTACCTGGTGCCTGCATTCAAGGCTGCATGCCCGGGCATCGATCTGCGCCTGGGCTCCGACCTGGGCAAGCTCGACGAGATCGATGCTGCACTGTGCTGGTATCCGCCTGCCGGGGTGATGTCGCAGATGCCGAATTTGCGTCTGGTGCAGTCGGTAGGTGCCGGCGTCGATCACATTCTGGCGGTCCCCGATCTGCCTGCATCGGCCTCGCTGTGCCGCATTGTCGACCCCGACATGGCGCGTGGCATGGTCGCCTATGTCACGTGGGCGGTCATCCACCGCCATCGGCACATGGACGACTACATTGAAAGCGCGCGCAGTCATTCATGGGTCGAACAACCCGTGGTCGCACCGCGTAAACACCGCGTCGGCATTGCCGGGCTGGGCACGCTCGGCATGGCCTGCGCGCGTACCTTGCTCGGCATCGGGTACTCGGTCTGCGGCTGGAGCCGCAGTGCCAAGTCGGACCTGCCGGAAGGGCTTGCCGCCTACGCAGGCAATGACACGCTGGGCGAGTTTCTTGGCCAGTGCGACACCTTGATCTGCCTGTTGCCCCTGACCGACGAGACGCGCGGTTTCCTGAATGAAAAACTGTTCGCGCAGTTGCCCAAGGGTGCGCACCTGATCAACGTCGGCCGGGGTGACCACCTTGTTGAAGCCGACTTGCTGACCGCGCTTGCCAGCGGGCAGGTCGGTGCCGCTACGCTGGATGCGCTAACGCAGGAACCTCTGCCGGCCGAGCACCCGTTCTGGGCCGACCCACGCATTCTGATCACGCCGCACATTGCCACCCGCACCAGCCCCGACGTGATTGCTGCGCAGATGCTGAACAACCTGACGGTGCTCGATGCCGGTGGGCGGCCGCGTTGGCAGACCGATCCGGCCACGGGGTATTGA